The nucleotide window CTACGCTACCGGCACCACGCTGGGAACGTTCACGGCCCCCGGCGGTTCCACCAACATCGGCTCTCCGGGTTTCAGCGGTTACACCACCGGCGGCGGCCCGCAGATCACGCTGTCCCTCAGCGCCACCAGCACCACCTTCTCTGAAAGCGCGTCAAATCCCGCGTCCACCGGCACGGTCACCCGTGCGCTGGCCACACCGGATGCGCTGGTCGTCAATCTGACCAGCAGCGACACCACGGAAGCCACCGTGCCTGCGACGGTGACCATCCCCGCCAATCAGACTTCGGTCACCTTTCCGATCACCGCGGTCAACGACACCTTCCCCGATGGCGGCAAGACGGCGATCATCACCGCCACCGCAACCGATGCGACGAGCCCGACCCTGAGCCTCACGGTGCAGGACGATGGTGACACGCTCGACACCGCCTTCCTGCTCACCGAGATCCAGTCGAACCAGTCCGCCAACAAGCCCTCCGGCGCGGATGACTACTGGGAACTCACCAACACCAGCGCGGTCTCCCGCGATATCAGCGGCTACAGTTGGCACGACAACGGTCGCTCCGGTGCTGCGGCCCAAGCCTACAAGTTGCCATCCGGCACCACCATCGCCGCAGGCGAATCGGTGGTCTTCACCTCCATGGCTCCCGCCGCCTTCCGTGCCTGGTGGGGCATCCCGAACACCGTTCAGGTATTCCAGTCCATCGGCGCTCCCGGCCTTGGCAAGGACGACGGCATCTCGTTCTTCGATCCGGGTCAGAACGAATTGTTCTTCTTCAGCTACGCCGCCGCGGGCTTCACCAAGGCAGACGGCAATCCGTCCGTGGGTGGTCATGCAGGAGCGTCCGCTGGTGGCTCCGCCGACTCGCAGGCGCTCGTGTGGGTGCCCACCTCCGGCACCGCCAGTCCGCGCTACACGTTTGCAACCGGATCGAACTACGCGACCTTCAGCGCGGTTTCCCCTGCCACCGATCTTGGCTCGCCGGGTTCGCAGGGTGTGGTGACAGAGAACGTCGCCATCGCCGATGCCTCCATCACCGAAGGCAACAGCGGCACCAGCACCGTCTCGCTGAATGTCACCCGCTCCAGTACCTCCACCGCTTTCACGGTGAACTACGCGGTGACCGGCGGCACCGCCACCACGGGCAACGACTACGCCACGCTGGCGTCTGGCACACTGACCTTCACCAACGGCGGCGCGGCCACCCAGCCGATCCAGATCCAGGTCAATGGCGATACCACTCCGGAACCGGACGAAACCATCATCGTGACGCTTTCCAACGTCGTCAACACGACGGGCACCACGGTGCTGGCGAACTCGGTTGGCACCGCCACGATCATCAACGATGATCAGATCCTTCCGGCCATCACCACCCAGCCGGTCGGCACCACCGTCGCAAGCGGCTCCACCACCACCCTCACGGTGGCTGCCAGCGGTTTCCCTGCTCCGACGTTCCAGTGGTATATCGGCAACAGCGGCGATACCAGCCAGCCGATTTCCGGAGCCACCAGCGCGACGCTGGTGACGCCGGCCATCAATGCCAACACCCGCTTCTGGGCGCGTGCCACGAATTCCGCCGGTTCCGCGGACAGTTCCGCCGCTCTGGTCACCATCGTTTCCGGTGTGACGTCCATCGATCTCTCCAGCTATGTCCGCGTGGCCCGCTATGCGCTGCCGGAGCCGATCCTCACAGCGCTTCCCGCTGGCACGCCATCCTCCAATTATCTCTGCCAGGAAGCCTCCGGCGTGACCTACAACTGGGACACCGACACCTTGTTCATCGTCGGTGACGGCGGCCGCTCGGTCACCCAGGTTTCGAAGACCGGCGTGTTGATCGACACGATGACACTCGCACTCGGCGGCAGCCCGCAGGGCACCGAGTTCTACGATACGGAAGGCATCACCTACCTCGGCAATGGTGAGTTCGCCTTCACGGAAGAACGCGATCGCCAGATCGTGAAGTTCACCTACGCGGCCGGCACCACGCTCACGCGTTCGGCGACCAAGACGGTGAAGCTCGGCACCTTCGTCAACAACACCGGCCTCGAAGGCTTCTCCTGGGATCCGCAGACCGGCGGCTTCATCATCGTGAAGGAGATCAGCCCGATGGGCATCTTCCAGACCGGCATCGACTTCAATGCGGGCACGGCCACCAACGGCTCGCCGACCACGATCAACTCCACCGACCTCTTCGATCCGAATCTGCTCGGTATGTCCGACTTCGCGGATGTGTTCGCGCTTTCGAATCTGCCGTCCGTGACCGGGCACCCGCAAGCAGGCAATCTGCTCGTCCTGAGCCAGGAGTCGGCGCGCATCGTGAACACCGACCGCTCGGGCAACATCACCAGTTCGCTCCAGATCGTCGCCGATTCCGGCGACACGCTCTCGGTGGCGGACATGCAGCATGAAGGCCTGACCATGGACCGCGCGGGCAATCTTTACGTGGTCAATGAAAACGGTGGCGGCAACATCGACCATCCGCAACTCTGGGTCTATGCTCCTTCCTCCGCGCCGAACCAGGCTCCAACCGCCGTGGCGGTGAGCAATCCGGTGAATACGATCGCGGAGAACACCACCACTGCTTCCGCCATCAAGGTCGGTGACATCGTGGTGACGGACGATGGCAAGGGCACCAACGTCCTTACGCTTGTCGGCACGGATGCGGCGTTCTTCGAGATCACCAATTCCAGCCTCTATCTCAAGGCAGGCACCGTTCTCGATTTCGAAACCAAGAGCAGCTACAACGTCACGGTCCAGGTGGACGACGCGACACTCGGCAACACGCCGGATGCCAGCACCACCTTCACCCTGACGGTCACGGATGTGGTGAATGAAGGCTCGGGTTCGTCCTCCGTTTTCATCTCGGAAGTCAATCCGACCGGCAGCAGCAACGGTACCTACAATGCC belongs to Luteolibacter ambystomatis and includes:
- a CDS encoding lamin tail domain-containing protein, with protein sequence MKPRTFLSPLAIVFAATTFSVNAQLLLTEIQSDGLSDYWELTNTGASAVDLSNWKWDDDSQNPNDAAAVTIPSGTSIAAGESIIFTSAANANTFRTQWGLSNSVQVITGGPGFGQDDGVALFNASNVKQFYFTYASGGFTRPDGSSSTGGHAGISAGGTAAKALVWNPASGTSSPRYTYATGTTLGTFTAPGGSTNIGSPGFSGYTTGGGPQITLSLSATSTTFSESASNPASTGTVTRALATPDALVVNLTSSDTTEATVPATVTIPANQTSVTFPITAVNDTFPDGGKTAIITATATDATSPTLSLTVQDDGDTLDTAFLLTEIQSNQSANKPSGADDYWELTNTSAVSRDISGYSWHDNGRSGAAAQAYKLPSGTTIAAGESVVFTSMAPAAFRAWWGIPNTVQVFQSIGAPGLGKDDGISFFDPGQNELFFFSYAAAGFTKADGNPSVGGHAGASAGGSADSQALVWVPTSGTASPRYTFATGSNYATFSAVSPATDLGSPGSQGVVTENVAIADASITEGNSGTSTVSLNVTRSSTSTAFTVNYAVTGGTATTGNDYATLASGTLTFTNGGAATQPIQIQVNGDTTPEPDETIIVTLSNVVNTTGTTVLANSVGTATIINDDQILPAITTQPVGTTVASGSTTTLTVAASGFPAPTFQWYIGNSGDTSQPISGATSATLVTPAINANTRFWARATNSAGSADSSAALVTIVSGVTSIDLSSYVRVARYALPEPILTALPAGTPSSNYLCQEASGVTYNWDTDTLFIVGDGGRSVTQVSKTGVLIDTMTLALGGSPQGTEFYDTEGITYLGNGEFAFTEERDRQIVKFTYAAGTTLTRSATKTVKLGTFVNNTGLEGFSWDPQTGGFIIVKEISPMGIFQTGIDFNAGTATNGSPTTINSTDLFDPNLLGMSDFADVFALSNLPSVTGHPQAGNLLVLSQESARIVNTDRSGNITSSLQIVADSGDTLSVADMQHEGLTMDRAGNLYVVNENGGGNIDHPQLWVYAPSSAPNQAPTAVAVSNPVNTIAENTTTASAIKVGDIVVTDDGKGTNVLTLVGTDAAFFEITNSSLYLKAGTVLDFETKSSYNVTVQVDDATLGNTPDASTTFTLTVTDVVNEGSGSSSVFISEVNPTGSSNGTYNADWFEVTNAGTTDLDITGWKMDDNSNGTNTSDRVALRGVTTIPAGKSAIFFEGAADGSTDATILANFCTAWFGTSTPPAGVLIGAYGGGSVGLSSGGDAVNLFDAAGNRVTGVAFGAATTNVTFDNKAGLGSATLPLPMVTTKSTNGVNGAFVSSNGAETGSPAATGRVFISEVNPTGSSNGTYNADWFEITNATAVPLNLTGWKMDDNSNGTNTSDRVALRGVTTIPAGKSAIFFEGAADGSTDATILANFCTAWFGTSTPPAGVLIGAYGGGSVGLSSGGDAVNLFDAAGNRVTGVAFGAATTNVTFDNKAGIGSATLPLPMITIKSANGVNGAFVSSNGAETGSPGITGRVVVTEVAPWSSSTSVGADWFEVMNTSAVTVDLTGWKMDDNTESPVAAVALNGVTTLEPGERAVFLETSTPSTTIPAFLTNWFGANPPASLKVGSYAGDGVGLSTGGDAVNLYNSNGVRQSGVSFGAAPSNPLATFENATGTPFVALSQLSVPGINGAFVAKNSADQIGSPGAVASSGPLDFNLWLSANNLSSTGFGSDSNGNGFKDGVEFFFNVKKPGDIKNLPKLTSLGGDKLLSFTTLNGISGVTGVLEHSDDLGVADAWTSAAAGTDYEVVTTTSANGQTTTTLRLLGNASSKFWRYRVTQ